One region of Eupeodes corollae chromosome 1, idEupCoro1.1, whole genome shotgun sequence genomic DNA includes:
- the LOC129940114 gene encoding uncharacterized protein LOC129940114 — MCENRQSIKRTTNAQFSKLVELMEANPDIAKGVGTFGSSKKNQAQYWDSFALELNALGPPIREGKERHKVWLNFKLKLKKKIATNKKDVVATGGGGGPFRQLSSPPLKQAVDNLLSLQQAVNPIGNTFGTHSTATVEQPD; from the exons atgtgtgaaaaTCGACAAAg CATTAAAAGAACCACCAACGCCCAGTTCTCGAAGTTGGTGGAGCTAATGGAGGCAAACCCCGACATTGCCAAGGGTGTCGGGACGTTTGGGTCATCCAAAAAAAACCAAGCCCAATATTGGGATTCGTTTGCTCTTGAGCTAAACGCATTGGGACCTCCTATTCGAGAGGGTAAAGAAAGGCATAAG gtTTGGctgaactttaaattaaaacttaagaaGAAAATCGCGACAAATAAAAAGGATGTAGTCGCAACAGGTGGAGGTGGAGGACCTTTTCGGCAGTTGTCTTCGCCACCTTTGAAACAGGCAGTTGACAATTTGCTAAGTTTACAGCAGGCTGTAAATCCAATAGGTAATACGTTTGGAACACATTCAACTGCAACAGTGGAACAACCCGACTGA
- the LOC129942039 gene encoding proline-, glutamic acid- and leucine-rich protein 1: MDGILGIFQGIATTEGDSLDTYLNALNEHQSFRLKGTTGSDPIVQHITSVLSKPATRREGLILLQCYLDQCPVDALEQKGVLWMTLALKACNSKESETVGELVYGVLKNLATKSVDIPDLSKAFISNFLNKIYDSLSTVVPCAYQSALECVETCLRLHPGPSGPSRGSIEKFLFKFTDSTDEVLTLWSGKCLHLLQQVRGGGVQGISHKAAWQSYQMKLLGSLHSLMDSAFSNCTELYDDSIEKDQLNIAPLELSDEPVKRAMQIYIRFRNLVKYLIAALRQPYPVPKAIAPKKILNLITRGLGVTCPMLQKNKTSDNLAIGALLPKMQTHLWELLEAAILTLKSHLAVYHTSILEIILDTLKWTSSKKSTGHKKPYISLRTCAYKALNLWCNTMKHGSRCEIIADNVIEEIMFDISPFENAFTLKVISGAKKHMSKKARRQLHKAQNDQSNLVQTHSNASDSQAKKQLYSDEGNQQLCLKALQCLRSVFLSTGCFLKPTVVKSTQLKIIGICLGISNATFKKEHLYNNYLCREEVYNVLYTLTLSPHHLCPPPTQLTINLLQNAQIEDSNIKVRQTCSMLLNNIEKIIHPQKESLIFPSDVREIKNAFQKFGKEKLLTQDPMLGGGGCEFEENEGDEEDEEDEEIEKDEDEEMLDLENITTVVALENSKTSETKKPLTISVDLTLDESLVRRPSIHLDSSNDSVEFIPEKKNEQKVEENILEIPKSPEMNLRVEEEDEDDDDDIEEVDVLEKPPLESAKKDEENTETKEDQEASSPKKPRLEILEVITVPVNPTANNNQQEGEKPKEDNELNFEEIAATFVDELL, from the exons ATGGATGGAATTTTGGGAATTTTTCAAGGCATTGCCACAACTGAAGGTGACAGCCTTGATACCTATCTCAATGCACTCAACGAACATCAAAGTTTTCGCTTAAAG GGAACCACTGGAAGCGATCCTATTGTCCAACACATCACCTCAGTGTTAAGTAAGCCAGCGACACGTCGAGAAGGCTTAATCCTTCTGCAATGCTATCTTGACCAGTGTCCAGTTGATGCATTGGAGCAAAAGGGTGTTTTGTGGATGACTCTAGCTCTGAAAGCGTGCAATTCTAAAGAATCAGAAACTGTTGGAGAACTGGTCTATGGTGTACTta AAAACCTTGCAACAAAAAGTGTAGACATTCCCGACTTATCCAAGGCGTTTATAAGTAATTTCCTAAATAAAATTTACGATTCCCTGAGCACCGTTGTTCCATGTGCCTATCAGTCGGCTTTGGAGTGCGTCGAAACTTGTTTGCGTCTGCATCCAGGCCCCAGTGGTCCATCACGTGGATCGATAgagaaatttcttttcaaattcactGATTCCACAGATGAAGTTTTAACATTGTGGAGTGGGAAATGTCTTCACCTACTGCAACAAGTTCGTGGCGGGGGAGTTCAAGGGATCAGCCACAAGGCTGCTTGGCAAAGTTATCAAATGAAACTTCTCGGAAGTCTTCATAGCCTTATGGATTCGGCTTTCTCGAACTGTACCGAATTATATGATGACTCAATTGAGAAGGATCAACTAAATATTGCACCTTTAGAATTGAGTGATGAACCAGTTAAGAGGGCAATGCAAATTTACATTAGGTTTAGAAATTTAGTTAAGTATCTTATTGCTGCTTTGCG tcaaCCTTATCCAGTTCCGAAAGCTATAGCTCCGAAGAAAATTCTCAATCTCATTACACGAGGACTAGGCGTTACATGTCCTATGTTGCAGAAGAATAAAACATCGGATAACTTAGCAATTGGGGCTTTGTTGCCGAAGATGCAAACACACTTATGGGAACTTCTTGAGGCAGCGATCCTAAC tttgaaatcaCATTTAGCTGTGTACCATACGTCAATCTTAGAAATCATACTCGATACCCTCAAATGGACATCATCTAAAAAGTCAACTGGTCATAAAAAGCCTTACAT ATCCTTGAGGACTTGTGCTTACAAAGCTCTGAATCTTTGGTGTAATACAATGAAACATGGTAGTAGATGCGAAATAATTGCCGATAATGTTATCGAAGAAATAATGTTTGACATTAGTCCCTTTGAAAATGCCTTCACACTCAAG gtTATAAGTGGTGCGAAGAAACACATGTCGAAAAAAGCTCGACGTCAATTGCACAAGGCTCAAAATGACCAATCAAATTTGGTTCAAACTCATTCTAATGCCAGTGACTCACAGGCCAAAAAACAGCTCTATAGCGATGAAGGAAACCAACAACTCTGCCTAAAAGCTCTTCAATGCCTTCGAAGTGTCTTCCTGTCAACTGGATGTTTCCTTAAACCAACTGTCGTGAAG TCAACTCAACTGAAGATTATTGGCATTTGCCTGGGGATTTCCAATgcgacatttaaaaaagaacacttGTACAATAATTACCTATGCCGTGAGGAAGTCTACAATGTGTTGTATACGTTGACCCTATCGCCCCATCATCTCTGTCCACCACCCACCCAATTGACTATAAATCTTCTTCAAAATGCCCAAATCGAAGATTCAAATATCAAAGTCCGCCAGACTTGTTCAATGCTCTTGAATAACATCGAAAAAATAATCCATCCCCAGAAAGAGAGTTTGATATTCCCTTCGGATGTTCGTGAAATAAAGAATGCATTCCAAAAATtcggaaaagaaaaattactcaCTCAAGATCCAATGCTTGGAGGCGGTGGTTGTGAATTCGAAGAAAACGAAGGCGACGAGGAAGATGAAGAGGAcgaagaaatagaaaaagacGAAGACGAAGAGATGTTAGACTTGGAAAATATAACCACAGTAGTTGCCTTGGAAAATTCGAAAACATCAGAAACTAAAAAACCTTTAACAATTTCTGTTGATTTGACATTAGATGAAAGCTTAGTCAGACGTCCATCGATTCACTTGGATTCATCGAATGATTCGGTGGAGTTCATTCCAGAAAAAAAGAATGAGCAAAAAGTTGAAGAGAACATTCTCGAAATACCAAAGTCACCTGAGATGAATTTACGAgtggaagaagaagatgaagacgatgatgatgatatcgAAGAAGTTGACGTACTTGAAAAGCCACCTCTAGAAAGTGCCAAAAAGGATGAAGAAAATACGGAGACTAAGGAGGATCAGGAGGCATCATCACCTAAGAAGCCAAGATTAGAAATATTAGAAGTAATAACTGTTCCAGTCAATCCAACAGCAAATAATAATCAGCAAGAAGGGGAAAAACCAAAAGAAGATAACGAGTTGAACTTCGAGGAAATTGCTGCTACGTTTGTTGATGAGTTACTTTAA